The window AtcgctgctgccatgatCTTCGGTTGTAATTATTTTCATCTTCCTTTACACGATTCTACATACTGAGTAATTATAGGTATAGGCGCTGCATATAGGACGGCCAAGTCTGGTATCAGTATTATTGGTGTCAGTACCTTTCAACCAGATATCGTACTACGAGTAAGTTAATTCAGTTTCATAAGGTGTCATTCTAACACTACTGGCAGTGCATCATCCCAGTCATTATGTCTCGAATAATTGCCGTATACTCACTTGTCATTGCCGTTCTTATCGCCGATGATCTCGATCCTTCCAAAACCTACACTTTGTTCTCGTACGTTGATAAACCTCTTCACTAGAATACAAGGATAGTAATCAGCAGAAATAGGGGAGTTTTACATCTCGCAAGTGGTCTGACGGTCGGTCTTACTGGTATTGCTGCTGGTTATTGTATTGGA is drawn from Fusarium graminearum PH-1 chromosome 3, whole genome shotgun sequence and contains these coding sequences:
- a CDS encoding vacuolar ATP synthase 16 kDa proteolipid subunit 2, which encodes MHTPQNQAAHQRRVLFEKCKIRRTRPKVCTLPWYGIGAAYRTAKSGISIIGVSTFQPDIVLRCIIPVIMSRIIAVYSLVIAVLIADDLDPSKTYTLFSGVLHLASGLTVGLTGIAAGYCIGIVGDAGVRAFMEQPKVYTGMVLILIFAEVLGLYGLIVAILLNQKK